The following proteins are encoded in a genomic region of Magallana gigas chromosome 1, xbMagGiga1.1, whole genome shotgun sequence:
- the LOC117688710 gene encoding scavenger receptor class F member 2-like: MCSNANGSCLTACDAGYLGEMCKTPCGRGFFGKNCTHTCIETCNGCNNVNGLCDSGCLLGWKGYFCSELYGCSPKGYFGSNCSIPCPDVNCQECHMESGICHVCKQGYKGQRCETDFINNIKFYSLLGAFCLSLTVIGILIGYNIMIRKRQLTQHQPYDHQESCDVNLPDVSRGYVNCEELRDMQMYDTAQ, from the exons ATGTGTTCAAATGCAAATGGTTCCTGCTTAACTGCGTGTGATGCTGGATACTTGGGAGAAATGTGTAAAACGC CTTGCGGACGAGGATTCTTTGGGAAAAACTGTACccatacatgtattgaaacatGTAATGGATGCAACAACGTCAATGGTTTGTGTGATTCTGGTTGTCTCTTGGGATGGAAGGGATATTTTTGCAGTGAACTTTacg GATGTTCTCCAAAAGGATATTTCGGATCCAACTGTAGCATCCCCTGTCCAGATGTCAATTGTCAGGAGTGTCACATGGAGTCTGGCATCTGTCATGTTTGTAAACAGGGATACAAAGGCCAACGATGTGAAACTG ACTTCATAAATAACATCAAGTTCTACAGTCTTCTCGGCGCCTTTTGTCTCTCTCTTACTGTCATTGGAATTCTAATTGGTTATAATATAATGATACG GAAGAGACAGCTAACACAGCATCAACCATACGATCATCAAGAATCATGTGATGTCAACCTTCCAGATGTTTCTAGAGGATATGTTAATTGTGAGGAGCTAAGGGACATGCAAATGTACGATACAGCTCAGTAA
- the LOC117686849 gene encoding uncharacterized protein isoform X3, whose translation MEKNFVPSDVDSDPFSVSNYSPSSDSESDENKKVLESTPNSLRASRNTMEKQGILTLRENSEHFEAESTPNSLRSSRNTMGKRDILTHRENTEYFEQESTTDLLRASRNAMEKQDILNLRENIPYHCFPSLSSCDERSQLDRVSVGVTCAQS comes from the exons atggAAAAGAACTTTG ttCCCTCTGATGTGGATTCTGACCCATTTAGTGTATCAAACTACTCGCCAAGTTCTGATTCTGAATCAGATGAAAATAAGAAGGTTTTGg agtccaccccaaattcattgagagctagccgcaacacaatggaaaaacaggGCATCTTGACCCTCAGAGAAAACAGTGAGCATTTTGAAGcag AGTCCACCCCAAATTCATTGAGATCTAGCCGCAACACAATGGGAAAACGGGACATCTTGACCCACAGAGAAAACACTGAGTATTTTGAacaag AGTCCACCACAGATTTATTGAGAGCTAGCCGCAACGcaatggaaaaacaggacaTCTTGAACCTCAGAGAAAACA TTCCATACCATTGTTTTCCCTCTCTCAGTTCCTGTGATGAAAGAAGTCAACTTGATAG GGTGAGTGTCGGAGTTACATGTGCACAATCCTAA
- the LOC117686849 gene encoding uncharacterized protein isoform X1 encodes MEKNFVPSDVDSDPFSVSNYSPSSDSESDENKKVLESTPNSLRASRNTMEKQGILTLRENSEHFEAESTPNSLRSSRNTMGKRDILTHRENTEYFEQESTTDLLRASRNAMEKQDILNLRENSEHFEQIPYHCFPSLSSCDERSQLDRVSVGVTCAQS; translated from the exons atggAAAAGAACTTTG ttCCCTCTGATGTGGATTCTGACCCATTTAGTGTATCAAACTACTCGCCAAGTTCTGATTCTGAATCAGATGAAAATAAGAAGGTTTTGg agtccaccccaaattcattgagagctagccgcaacacaatggaaaaacaggGCATCTTGACCCTCAGAGAAAACAGTGAGCATTTTGAAGcag AGTCCACCCCAAATTCATTGAGATCTAGCCGCAACACAATGGGAAAACGGGACATCTTGACCCACAGAGAAAACACTGAGTATTTTGAacaag AGTCCACCACAGATTTATTGAGAGCTAGCCGCAACGcaatggaaaaacaggacaTCTTGAACCTCAGAGAAAACAGTGAGCATTTTGaacaaa TTCCATACCATTGTTTTCCCTCTCTCAGTTCCTGTGATGAAAGAAGTCAACTTGATAG GGTGAGTGTCGGAGTTACATGTGCACAATCCTAA
- the LOC117686849 gene encoding uncharacterized protein isoform X2, translating into MIVPSDVDSDPFSVSNYSPSSDSESDENKKVLESTPNSLRASRNTMEKQGILTLRENSEHFEAESTPNSLRSSRNTMGKRDILTHRENTEYFEQESTTDLLRASRNAMEKQDILNLRENSEHFEQIPYHCFPSLSSCDERSQLDRVSVGVTCAQS; encoded by the exons atgatag ttCCCTCTGATGTGGATTCTGACCCATTTAGTGTATCAAACTACTCGCCAAGTTCTGATTCTGAATCAGATGAAAATAAGAAGGTTTTGg agtccaccccaaattcattgagagctagccgcaacacaatggaaaaacaggGCATCTTGACCCTCAGAGAAAACAGTGAGCATTTTGAAGcag AGTCCACCCCAAATTCATTGAGATCTAGCCGCAACACAATGGGAAAACGGGACATCTTGACCCACAGAGAAAACACTGAGTATTTTGAacaag AGTCCACCACAGATTTATTGAGAGCTAGCCGCAACGcaatggaaaaacaggacaTCTTGAACCTCAGAGAAAACAGTGAGCATTTTGaacaaa TTCCATACCATTGTTTTCCCTCTCTCAGTTCCTGTGATGAAAGAAGTCAACTTGATAG GGTGAGTGTCGGAGTTACATGTGCACAATCCTAA